The following are encoded together in the Anopheles nili chromosome 3, idAnoNiliSN_F5_01, whole genome shotgun sequence genome:
- the LOC128722874 gene encoding syntaxin-17, with the protein MESNEVDDKIPLKLAQISIDKFNQTIPQYLTVLQNHKCNIEKAGSLNDWEKVKREQLNATRIVKQIKFLLVEIDKVRQRLRTSDYDRFDDGIEDTKKKAFNSMAEYLAMQNAIRAQSASKSYRQQQYDEDGANGDSEYPTGGRLAYVPQITSSYNMEEHEIRQREECLRQMEHLQSEMEDIQELYQKVHELVHEQGETVTKVEENIDATQIHVEAGVTALQKALAYKKAVYPLAGAFLGTCIGGPIGLVVGLKAGGLAALGGGLVGFASGKFIKDVDAVPESDDAVPSDSATEAFANTPTEPGAGLPIASRT; encoded by the exons ATGGAGTCGAACGAGGTGGACGATAAAATCCCGCTAAAGCTGGCTCAGATATCGATCGACAAGTTCAACCAGACTATCCCGCAGTACTTGACTGTGCTGCAAAATCACAAATGCAACATTGAAAAGGCAGGCTCACTGAACGACTGGGAAAAGGTAAAACGGGAGCAGTTGAATGCGACACGCATTGTGAAACAGATCAAGTTCCTGTTGGTGGAAATAGACAAAGTGCGCCAGCGATTACGAACCAGCGATTACGATCGCTTTGACGATGGAATTGAAGATACGAAGAAAAAGGCATTCAACAGTATGGCGGAATACCTGG CCATGCAGAACGCGATACGTGCACAATCTGCAAGCAAAAGTTACCGACAACAGCAGTACGACGAGGATGGTGCTAATGGCGATTCTGAGTATCCCACTGGTGGAAGGCTGGCGTACGTGCCCCAGATTACCAGTTCCTACAACATGGAGGAACACGAGATACGACAACGAGAGGAATGTCTACGCCAAATGGAGCATCTACAGAGCGAAATGGAGGACATCCAAGAGCTCTACCAGAAGGTGCACGAGTTGGTCCACGAGCAAGGGGAAACTGTGACAAAGGTGGAGGAGAACATCGACGCGACGCAGATCCATGTGGAAGCGGGCGTTACTGCGTTACAGAAAGCTTTGGCGTACAAGAAAGCCGTTTACCCGCTGGCGGGAGCGTTCCTGGGCACCTGCATCGGTGGTCCAATAGGACTGGTAGTGGGACTAAAGGCAGGTGGTTTGGCAGCGTTGGGCGGAGGTTTGGTCGGGTTTGCGAGTGGAAAGTTCATCAAAGACGTCGACGCGGTGCCAGAAAGCGATGACGCTGTACCGAGCGATAGTGCCACCGAGGCCTTCGCTAACACGCCCACCGAACCTGGCGCAGGCCTGCCTATAGCATCGAGAACTTGA
- the LOC128722875 gene encoding protein LLP homolog, protein MTARSKKRRNKNNSIRRAKNKVKEVKKLKKMLGFIEEDADELMEKIKDITEQKKPDKELELVKEETKAEIFQKETKDIINHEKYVSVVNPKTKVKHVYNIKTKRDQFGQYPVWYNVRKERRKQKLREGKATKLRQFRGRRLHFIDRTSGWKNIVK, encoded by the exons ATGACTGCTCGTTCGAAGAAACGCCGCAACAAGAACAATTCCATCCGGCGTGCAAAAAACAAGGTGAAGGAGGTAAAGAAACTAAAGAAAATGTTAGGATTCATCGAAGAAGATGCCGATGAACTAATGGAGAAGATTAAGGATATCACGGAACAGAAGAAACCCGACAAG GAACTTGAGCTTGTGAAGGAGGAAACGAAGGCCGAGATATTTCAAAAGGAAACTAAAGATATAATCAATCACGAGAAGTACGTCAGTGTTGTCAATCCGAAAACGAAGGTAAAGCACGTGTACAACATTAAAACGAAGCGGGATCAGTTCGGCCAGTATCCGGTGTGGTACAATGTGCGAAAGGAACGGCGAAAGCAGAAATTACGCGAAGGCAAAGCCACCAAACTACGACAGTTCCGCGGCAGACGCTTGCATTTCATCGACAGAACAAGCGGTTGGAAGAATATCGTGAAATAA